In Trichoderma atroviride chromosome 2, complete sequence, one DNA window encodes the following:
- a CDS encoding uncharacterized protein (SECRETED:SignalP(1-34)), which yields MGAGARIDASGPFGLIRASALLCIASSRLAAALATDRPSRRGQPSISRWLLEPERVKRRCMAGAAILGLRSRAGRRGPVAQWQQPSKRRGVSRPLIGRAKCRCAPQPGQSAARSRLAAGVQSLYPGPLSCAAGIRGAPPKLQSSSILYCTSYLSWQHDFQVAIQSTAVSVRITAASSNQTPAAISRHARITNHQARTSLSLLPLSRLHLFAGLYQMIAETDGFQLASGFSYLSPFPEFCFLLASP from the coding sequence ATGGGCGCTGGGGCACGCATCGACGCGAGCGGCCCCTTTGGTCTCATTCGCGCGTCTGCGCTGCTCTGCATTGCCTCATCTCGCCTCGCCGCAGCGCTCGCAACTGATCGTCCGTCTCGCCGTGGCCAGCCATCCATATCGCGGTGGTTGTTGGAGCCAGAGAGGGTCAAGCGCAGATGCATGGCTGGAGCAGCGATTTTGGGGCTGCGGTCGAGAGCGGGGCGGCGAGGGCCTgtggctcaatggcagcagccGTCGAAGCGCCGAGGTGTGTCGCGGCCGCTGATTGGACGCGCCAAATGCAGGTGCGCGCCGCAGCCTGGCCAATCGGCGGCTCGATCACGCCTGGCCGCAGGGGTCCAATCGCTGTATCCCGGCCCGCTAAGCTGCGCCGCAGGGATCAGGGGTGCACCACCAAAACTCCAGTCGTCGTctatactgtactgtacttCTTACTTGTCCTGGCAGCATGACTTCCAGGTTGCAATCCAGTCAACAGCAGTCTCGGTGCGCATAACTGCGGCATCCAGCAATCAAACGCCTGCCGCCATATCGCGACATGCTCGAATCACAAACCACCAGGCTCGCACATCCTTGTCCCTCCTGCCTCTATCGCGGCTGCACCTGTTTGCCGGCTTGTATCAGATGATTGCTGAGACAGATGGATTTCAGCTTGCATCCGGTTTCTCTTATTTATCACCTTTCCCCGAGTTCTGTTTCTTGCTAGCCTCTCCTTGA
- a CDS encoding uncharacterized protein (EggNog:ENOG41), which translates to MFGSYSSYSSASAMSAAIDISPSNLRSTRDASCAFPSWPRRESLSEFGREERATSFLSDDDLLLSDPFDDDSHSIASSSASSSPIMMQSPPRMTDFEVLEAQREKLAAVQREAVRQVMLEKERRKLAAKKKSRAHVSSKKSPKSKLSSMTPISE; encoded by the coding sequence ATGTTCGGTTCATACAGCTCATACAGCTCGGCGAGCGCAATgtccgccgccatcgacatcAGCCCCTCCAACCTGCGCAGCACCCGCGATGCCTCCTGCGCATTCCCCTCGTGGCCCCGACGCGAGTCTCTGTCCGAGTTTGGCCGCGAGGAGCGCGCCACTTCTTTCCTCTCCGACGACGACCTTCTCCTGTCTGACCCcttcgacgacgacagccacagcatcgccagctccagcgcctcgtcTTCCCCCATCATGATGCAGTCGCCTCCTCGCATGACCGACTTCGAGGTCCTCGAGGCCCAGCGCGagaagctggctgctgtCCAGCGCGAGGCTGTCCGCCAGGTCATGCTCGAGAAGGAGCGCCGCAAGCtggccgccaagaagaagagccgaGCTCACGTTAGCTCCAAGAAGAGCCCCAAGTCCAAGCTTTCCTCCATGACTCCCATCTCCGAGTAA